Part of the Spirochaetota bacterium genome, TCAATATCTCTCTGTTTTTTGTTGTATCTAGGGTAGATGCAACCGGCTCAAGCTCCTGCTTTGCAAATTTTGCGGCTGTTTGCTGAATTATGCGATGCTCCTGTGTTAAACTGAAGTTCATTGGCACACCTCATTTTATGTATACTGGTAGAATCCCCTACCCGTTTTACGTCCCAGCCATCCTGATTCAACATATCGGCGCAGTAGGGGGCACGGCCTGTACTTTGAATCCTTGAAACCCTCATACAGGGTTTCCATGATTGCAAGGCATGTATCAAGCCCAATGAGGTCAGCCAACTCAAGAGGCCCCATGGGGTGATTCATCCCTAATTTCATCACCGTGTCTATTGACTCACGCGTCCCCACACCTTCATACAGGCTGTAAATAGCTTCATTTATCATTGGCATAAGTATGCGGTTAGAAATAAATCCAGGATAATCATGGGCTTCAGCTGGTGTTTTTCCTAATTTGAGCGATAGTTCCCATGTTACATCAAATGTTTCCTGCGAAGTAGTTAGTGCCCGTATTATTTCCACAAGTTTCATGACAGGCACCGGATTCATGAAATGCATACCAATAATCTTGTCAGGACGTTTTGTAGCAGCAGCAATGCGGCCAATAGGAATTGACGATGTATTAGTTGCAAGTATTACCTGTGATTTGCATATACTATCAAGGTCTTTAAAAATTTTAAATTTTATTAATTAATACGTATCCTTGCTAGGATCAACTGATATTATATACCTTCGATAGCTGATGTAATAACGAACCTTTGTGGAAGTAATGTAAAGGGAATTGTATGTAACAGTGCACAATAATTATAAAAATTCTTGACATTTTTTATACATGCAGTACTTTGGTTGGTGGTATTACCACCAACCATTTGAGGTACTATGTTTTTAGAACCACTTAAAACTGATAGCCTTGTAGAAGCATTCGTGAAGCGCTTTGAGGAGTTGATTATATCGGGTAAGCTTACTATTGGGCAAAAAATCCCTTCCGAGCGAGAGCTTGCAAAAAAGCTTGGTGTTAGCCGCCCCGTTGTACATGAGGGGCTTATTATTCTGGAACAAAAAGGTCTTGTGTCCATTCGGCCACGCCACGGCGTAACTGTCAGTGATTATCGCACGCGAGGGTCGCTTGCTATTCTTCAATCTCTGATTACCTACGGCAGAGGGCAGCTTGAACCTCATATCCTTGAAAGCCTTCTTGCCACACGCAAACTCATTGAATTGGAAACTGTACGATTAGCTGCAGTAAATCGCACTAATGAACAACTTGATGAGTTTAATGCGATAGTTACTGAAGAACAATCGCTTGTACCATCACAGACGCATATCATCGTTGATGTTGATTTTAAATTTCACCATCTCATCGCGCTTGCAAGCGGCAATGTGGTCTATCCACTGCTTTTAAATTCATTTAAGCAAGTATACACTAATCTTACCTACCAGTTTTTCCTTGATCCTGATGTGGTTTCGTTTGTGTTTGCACACCACCAAAAGCTTGCAGGAGCTATCGCCAAAAAGGATAGCAAAAAAGC contains:
- a CDS encoding FadR family transcriptional regulator encodes the protein MFLEPLKTDSLVEAFVKRFEELIISGKLTIGQKIPSERELAKKLGVSRPVVHEGLIILEQKGLVSIRPRHGVTVSDYRTRGSLAILQSLITYGRGQLEPHILESLLATRKLIELETVRLAAVNRTNEQLDEFNAIVTEEQSLVPSQTHIIVDVDFKFHHLIALASGNVVYPLLLNSFKQVYTNLTYQFFLDPDVVSFVFAHHQKLAGAIAKKDSKKAVAIMTALLEHGELHLKNYITKQHSKEAL